In Synechococcus sp. RS9909, one genomic interval encodes:
- a CDS encoding RNA methyltransferase, producing the protein MSQVNAPGAPRLCVVLVEPAGPINLGSVARLCANYAITDLRLVAPRCNPADPEARRMAVHGQAVLDSATHYPDLISALHGCRRVVATCGRLDHGTIPLHPPEQVLPWLLADHGAAEASQAAAALVFGREDRGLSNDELLLSQRVIALYSDPHYPSLNLSHAVAVVLHELERCRRQPVAAPALDLDPAAPQQLEDCLEAARSLLLETGFLLEHTAHARMAKVRGLLQRALIRSDEVAMLRGMVRQLRWALRQQRS; encoded by the coding sequence ATGAGCCAGGTCAACGCCCCTGGCGCACCACGGCTCTGTGTGGTGCTGGTGGAGCCGGCTGGACCGATCAACCTGGGCAGCGTCGCCCGCCTCTGCGCCAACTACGCCATCACCGATCTGCGCCTGGTGGCACCACGCTGCAACCCCGCCGACCCGGAGGCCCGCCGCATGGCCGTGCATGGCCAGGCCGTTCTGGACTCGGCGACGCACTATCCCGACCTGATCAGCGCTCTCCACGGTTGCCGCCGCGTGGTGGCCACCTGCGGCCGCCTCGACCATGGCACGATCCCACTGCATCCGCCGGAACAGGTGCTGCCCTGGCTGCTGGCTGACCATGGCGCAGCGGAAGCGAGCCAGGCCGCCGCTGCCCTCGTGTTCGGGCGCGAGGACCGCGGCCTGAGCAATGACGAATTGCTGCTCAGCCAGCGGGTGATCGCTCTGTACAGCGATCCCCACTATCCCTCCCTCAACCTGTCGCACGCCGTGGCTGTGGTGCTGCACGAGCTGGAGCGTTGCCGGCGCCAACCGGTTGCCGCCCCTGCCCTGGATCTGGATCCGGCCGCGCCGCAACAGCTGGAGGATTGCCTTGAGGCGGCCCGCAGCCTGCTCCTGGAGACGGGGTTCCTGCTGGAGCACACCGCCCATGCCCGCATGGCCAAAGTGCGGGGGCTGTTGCAACGGGCCCTGATCCGTAGCGATGAGGTGGCCATGCTCCGCGGCATGGTGCGTCAACTGCGCTGGGCACTGAGGCAACAACGCTCTTAA
- a CDS encoding cytochrome c translates to MAPSSTAAAPAGRHRGLITGLVILAAVACIVLVVWVMGNASRDPYVQATRMLNGDADHGGQVFRINCAGCHGIAAQGLVGPNLHGVADRRSDPSLIHQVVSGATPPMPRFEVEPQTMADLLAYLKSLE, encoded by the coding sequence ATGGCACCGTCATCAACCGCTGCAGCGCCCGCCGGTCGCCATCGGGGTCTGATCACCGGGCTGGTGATCCTGGCGGCTGTCGCCTGCATCGTGCTGGTGGTCTGGGTGATGGGCAACGCCAGCCGCGATCCCTACGTGCAGGCCACCCGCATGCTCAACGGCGATGCGGACCACGGCGGCCAGGTGTTCCGCATCAACTGCGCCGGCTGCCATGGCATTGCCGCCCAAGGGCTTGTGGGCCCCAACCTTCATGGCGTGGCGGACCGTCGCAGCGACCCCTCGCTCATCCATCAGGTCGTCAGCGGCGCGACTCCTCCCATGCCCCGTTTTGAGGTGGAACCTCAGACGATGGCCGATCTGCTCGCCTACCTGAAATCCCTGGAATGA
- the petG gene encoding cytochrome b6-f complex subunit V, which produces MIEPLLCGIVLGLIPVTLLGLFVAAWNQYRRGSALGG; this is translated from the coding sequence ATGATCGAACCCCTGCTCTGCGGCATCGTTCTCGGTCTGATCCCGGTCACCCTGCTCGGTCTGTTTGTGGCGGCCTGGAATCAGTACCGCCGGGGCAGTGCTCTGGGAGGCTGA
- the hisH gene encoding imidazole glycerol phosphate synthase subunit HisH produces the protein MRIGLIDYGMGNLHSVQTSFQRLGVSLDTVQTPDHLQSCDALILPGVGAFDPAMQQLEATGLVPQLKFWGKQDRPLLGICLGLQLLFDSSEEGQRAGLGLLRGRVTRLPEDAGERIPHMGWARLQRLHPCPVLHPDDTEAWMYFVHSYAAHPGNASVRAASARFGGGDATAIVWQGRIGACQFHPEKSARAGQRLLQHWLSWLQQGAPPTGSSA, from the coding sequence TTGCGGATCGGCCTGATCGATTACGGCATGGGGAACCTGCACTCCGTGCAGACGTCCTTCCAGCGTTTGGGCGTGAGCCTGGACACCGTTCAGACTCCGGACCATCTGCAGAGCTGCGACGCCCTGATTCTTCCTGGCGTGGGGGCGTTTGACCCCGCCATGCAGCAACTGGAGGCCACCGGGCTGGTCCCCCAGCTGAAGTTCTGGGGCAAGCAGGACCGACCCTTGCTGGGCATCTGCCTCGGTTTGCAGTTGCTGTTTGACAGCAGCGAGGAAGGCCAGCGCGCCGGGCTCGGCCTGTTGCGCGGCCGCGTCACCCGGCTGCCTGAGGATGCTGGCGAGAGAATTCCCCATATGGGCTGGGCCCGTCTGCAGCGACTCCATCCCTGCCCGGTGCTGCATCCCGACGACACGGAGGCATGGATGTATTTCGTGCATTCCTATGCGGCCCATCCCGGCAACGCCTCAGTGCGCGCCGCCAGCGCCCGCTTCGGCGGCGGCGACGCCACCGCGATCGTGTGGCAAGGCCGCATCGGCGCCTGCCAGTTCCACCCTGAAAAATCGGCTCGCGCCGGCCAGCGCCTGCTCCAGCATTGGCTGAGCTGGCTGCAACAGGGCGCTCCCCCAACGGGCAGTTCAGCGTGA
- the trxA gene encoding thioredoxin, whose protein sequence is MSSAAAVTDASFEQDVLQSDVPVLVDFWAPWCGPCRMVAPIVDEISKEFEGKIKVFKLNTDENPNVASQYGIRSIPTLMVFKGGQKVDTVVGAVPKATLSGTISKYI, encoded by the coding sequence ATGTCCAGCGCTGCTGCCGTCACCGACGCATCCTTCGAACAGGACGTCCTCCAGAGCGACGTGCCTGTGCTGGTGGATTTCTGGGCTCCCTGGTGTGGCCCCTGCCGCATGGTGGCCCCGATCGTGGATGAGATCTCCAAGGAATTTGAAGGCAAGATCAAGGTCTTCAAGCTCAACACCGACGAAAATCCCAACGTTGCCAGTCAGTACGGCATCCGCAGCATTCCGACCCTGATGGTTTTCAAAGGCGGCCAGAAGGTGGACACCGTGGTGGGTGCTGTTCCCAAAGCCACCCTCTCAGGCACCATCTCCAAATACATCTGA
- a CDS encoding GuaB3 family IMP dehydrogenase-related protein: MNIQLGRSKVVRRAYGIDEIALVPGGRTVDPEVTDTRWSLGGIEREIPIIASAMDGVVDVDMAVRLSKLGALGVLNLEGVQTRYEDPNSVLDRIAAVGKDAFVPLMQEIYSQPVQEKLIRQRIEAIKAKGGIAAVSGTPVAALRFGKAIAEAGADLFFVQATVVSTNHIGPEGQGTLDLEALCRDMGVPVVIGNCVTYDVALQLMRAGAAGVMVGIGPGAACTSRGVLGVGIPQATAVADCAAARADYEQESGRYVPIIADGGIVTGGDICKCIACGADAVMIGSPIARAEEAPGRGFHWGMATPSPVLPRGTRINVGSTGSLERILRGPAKLDDGTHNLLGCLKTSMGTLGAQSLRDMQQVEVVVAPSLLTEGKVYQKAQQLGMGK, from the coding sequence GTGAACATTCAGCTCGGTCGCTCCAAGGTTGTTCGCCGGGCCTATGGCATCGATGAAATCGCCCTGGTTCCGGGCGGTCGCACCGTCGATCCGGAGGTCACTGACACCCGCTGGAGCCTGGGGGGCATCGAACGGGAGATCCCGATCATCGCCAGCGCCATGGACGGCGTCGTGGATGTGGACATGGCTGTGCGCCTCTCCAAGCTGGGTGCACTCGGCGTTCTGAATCTCGAAGGGGTCCAGACCCGCTACGAGGATCCCAACAGCGTGCTCGATCGGATTGCCGCTGTGGGCAAGGACGCCTTCGTGCCCTTGATGCAGGAGATCTACAGCCAACCGGTGCAGGAGAAGCTGATTCGCCAGCGGATCGAAGCGATCAAGGCCAAAGGAGGCATTGCCGCCGTGAGCGGCACGCCCGTCGCGGCTCTGCGCTTCGGCAAGGCGATCGCCGAAGCCGGGGCCGACCTCTTCTTCGTGCAGGCCACCGTGGTGTCCACCAACCACATCGGCCCGGAAGGGCAGGGCACCCTCGACCTGGAAGCCCTGTGTCGCGACATGGGGGTGCCGGTGGTGATCGGCAATTGCGTCACCTATGACGTGGCCTTGCAACTGATGCGTGCTGGCGCTGCCGGCGTGATGGTGGGCATCGGACCCGGCGCGGCCTGCACCTCGCGGGGCGTTTTAGGGGTGGGCATCCCCCAGGCCACCGCAGTCGCCGACTGCGCTGCCGCTCGGGCGGACTATGAGCAGGAATCGGGCCGCTACGTGCCAATCATTGCCGACGGCGGCATTGTGACCGGTGGTGACATCTGCAAATGCATCGCCTGCGGTGCCGACGCGGTGATGATCGGATCGCCGATTGCCCGAGCAGAAGAGGCTCCTGGCCGGGGCTTTCACTGGGGCATGGCCACCCCCAGCCCTGTGCTGCCGCGGGGCACCCGGATCAACGTGGGCAGCACGGGCAGCCTGGAGCGGATTCTGCGCGGCCCCGCCAAACTCGATGACGGCACCCACAACCTCCTCGGCTGCCTCAAAACCTCGATGGGTACCCTCGGCGCCCAGTCGCTCCGCGACATGCAGCAGGTGGAGGTGGTCGTCGCCCCGTCCTTGCTCACCGAAGGCAAGGTGTATCAAAAAGCGCAGCAACTGGGCATGGGCAAGTAA
- a CDS encoding CAAD domain-containing protein produces MTTDPTSSTPAETTAPELDPAIASQVTIPALTKAQAANGDASESGGEWEQLSAKIGGWWQDQNLGEQWQRLRKPLLLAGGLVGLILVLRIYSAVLAAIASVPLAPRLFELVGVSWLAWFSVTRLIRSDERRKVVSGLSQRWQAFRGGSGQPAK; encoded by the coding sequence ATGACGACCGACCCCACCAGCAGCACCCCCGCCGAGACCACAGCACCAGAACTCGACCCGGCGATCGCCAGCCAGGTCACGATTCCTGCCCTGACCAAGGCCCAGGCCGCCAACGGCGACGCGTCAGAATCCGGCGGGGAATGGGAGCAACTGAGCGCCAAGATCGGCGGTTGGTGGCAAGACCAGAATCTGGGTGAGCAATGGCAACGCCTGCGCAAGCCGTTGCTGCTCGCCGGAGGCCTGGTGGGACTGATTCTGGTGCTGCGCATCTACAGCGCCGTGCTGGCGGCCATTGCCAGCGTGCCCCTGGCGCCGCGCCTGTTCGAATTGGTTGGCGTCTCCTGGCTGGCCTGGTTCAGCGTTACCCGGCTGATCCGCAGCGACGAGCGCCGCAAAGTGGTGTCAGGGCTTAGCCAGCGCTGGCAGGCCTTCCGTGGCGGCAGCGGCCAACCAGCCAAATGA
- the gyrA gene encoding DNA gyrase subunit A, producing the protein MADPVGPGSGGPGESDDRIIQTDLRNEMSRSYLEYAMSVIVGRALPDARDGLKPVHRRILYAMYELGLTSDRPYRKCARVVGEVLGKYHPHGDTAVYDALVRMAQSFSMSMPLIDGHGNFGSVDNDPPAAMRYTESRLQALTTDSLLEDIEAETVDFADNFDGSQQEPTVLPARIPQLLLNGSAGIAVGMATNIPPHNLGELINGLLALIENPELDDNALMRIIPGPDFPTGGQILGRSGIRETYLTGRGSVTMRGVAAIETIEAPGRPDRDAVIITELPYQTNKAALIERIAEMVNDKKLEGISDIRDESDRDGMRIVVELRRDAYPQVVLNNLFKLTPLQSNFSAHMLALVNGEPILLTLRKMLEVFLDFRVETIERRTRYLLRKAEERDHILLGLLLALDQLDPIIALIRAAPDTATARQQLQERHGLSEIQADAILQMQLRRLTALEADKIRLEHEDLVTKIADYKDILGRRERVFGLIQEELTQLRDRYPIERRTEILDLAGGLDDIDLIANERSVVLLTETGYLKRMPVSEFEATSRGTRGRAGTRSQGEEAVKLFIGCNDHDTLLLFSDRGVAYALPAYRVPQCSRTAKGTPVVQLLPIPREELITSLLAVSAFNDDTDLLMLTQGGYIKRTRLSAFSNIRSNGLIAIGLEDGDALTWVRLAVPGDSVLIGSRAGMTIHFRLSDEELRPLGRTARGVRSMNLREGDALVSMDVLPVELADRVAQSSDDGGEAEADAEDGPTASEGPWVLVASASGLGKRVPVTQFRLQKRAGMGLRAIKFRTDSDVLVGLRVLGAGEEVLLVSEKGVIVRTSADAIPQQSRAATGVRLQRLDKGDRLSEVVLVPPAPEEDEEIAEGSVDAAVDAAGSPDPPAVPDTTPDTTPDA; encoded by the coding sequence ATGGCGGATCCAGTGGGGCCCGGCAGCGGCGGTCCCGGCGAGTCCGACGACCGGATCATTCAGACCGACCTTCGTAATGAGATGTCGCGCTCCTATCTGGAGTACGCGATGAGCGTGATCGTCGGGCGGGCTCTGCCCGACGCCCGCGATGGACTCAAACCGGTGCATCGGCGCATCCTTTATGCCATGTATGAACTGGGGCTCACCAGCGACCGGCCTTACCGCAAATGCGCCCGTGTGGTGGGTGAGGTGTTGGGTAAGTACCACCCCCATGGCGACACCGCTGTCTACGACGCTCTGGTGCGCATGGCCCAGAGCTTCTCGATGTCGATGCCCTTGATCGATGGGCACGGCAATTTCGGCTCGGTCGACAACGATCCGCCGGCGGCGATGCGATACACCGAATCGCGGCTGCAGGCCCTCACCACCGACAGCCTGCTGGAAGACATCGAGGCGGAAACGGTTGATTTCGCCGACAACTTCGACGGTTCCCAGCAGGAGCCGACCGTGTTGCCCGCCCGGATCCCCCAGCTGTTGCTCAATGGCTCTGCCGGCATCGCCGTGGGCATGGCCACCAACATCCCGCCGCACAACCTGGGCGAGTTGATCAATGGTTTGCTGGCCCTGATCGAGAACCCGGAGCTTGATGACAACGCTCTGATGCGGATCATTCCGGGGCCCGACTTTCCCACCGGCGGTCAGATCCTCGGGCGCAGCGGCATCAGGGAGACCTACCTCACGGGCCGTGGCTCGGTGACGATGCGGGGTGTGGCGGCGATCGAGACGATCGAGGCTCCGGGGCGTCCTGATCGCGATGCGGTGATCATCACCGAGTTGCCGTATCAGACGAACAAGGCGGCGCTGATCGAGCGCATCGCCGAGATGGTCAACGACAAGAAACTCGAAGGCATCTCCGACATTCGCGATGAGAGCGATCGCGATGGCATGCGCATCGTGGTGGAGTTGCGTCGGGACGCCTACCCCCAGGTGGTGCTGAACAACCTGTTCAAGCTCACACCCCTGCAGAGCAACTTCAGCGCCCACATGCTGGCGCTGGTGAATGGCGAGCCGATCCTGCTCACCCTGCGCAAGATGCTCGAGGTGTTCCTCGACTTCCGGGTTGAGACGATCGAGCGGCGCACCCGCTATCTGCTGCGCAAAGCGGAGGAACGCGACCACATCCTGCTGGGCTTGCTGCTTGCCCTTGATCAGCTCGATCCGATCATTGCCCTGATTCGGGCCGCTCCCGACACCGCAACGGCACGCCAGCAGCTGCAGGAGCGCCATGGCCTCAGCGAGATTCAGGCCGATGCCATCCTGCAGATGCAGTTGCGACGGCTCACGGCACTGGAGGCCGACAAGATTCGCCTCGAACACGAAGATCTCGTTACCAAGATCGCCGACTACAAAGACATTCTCGGCCGGCGGGAGCGGGTGTTCGGGCTCATCCAGGAGGAGCTCACCCAGTTGCGCGATCGCTACCCGATCGAGCGGCGCACGGAAATCCTCGATCTTGCCGGCGGGCTCGACGATATCGACCTGATCGCGAACGAGCGCTCGGTGGTGTTGCTCACCGAAACCGGGTACCTCAAACGGATGCCGGTGAGTGAGTTTGAGGCCACCAGTCGCGGCACCCGCGGCAGGGCCGGCACCCGCAGCCAGGGTGAAGAGGCCGTGAAGCTGTTCATCGGCTGCAACGATCACGACACGCTGCTGTTGTTCAGCGACCGGGGCGTGGCCTATGCCCTGCCGGCCTACCGGGTGCCCCAATGCAGCCGCACCGCCAAGGGCACGCCGGTGGTGCAGCTGCTGCCGATCCCGCGCGAGGAGTTGATCACCTCGCTGCTGGCGGTGTCGGCATTCAACGATGACACCGATCTGCTGATGCTCACCCAGGGGGGCTACATCAAGCGCACGCGCCTGTCGGCCTTCAGCAACATCCGCTCCAATGGCTTGATCGCGATCGGGCTTGAGGACGGTGATGCCCTCACCTGGGTGCGGCTGGCGGTGCCCGGCGACAGCGTGCTGATCGGATCGCGGGCGGGCATGACCATTCACTTCCGTCTCAGCGATGAGGAGTTACGTCCGCTTGGGCGGACGGCCCGCGGTGTGCGCTCGATGAATCTGCGCGAGGGCGATGCGCTGGTGAGCATGGATGTGTTGCCCGTGGAGCTCGCCGATCGGGTGGCCCAGAGTTCCGACGACGGCGGTGAGGCTGAGGCGGATGCGGAGGACGGACCCACGGCCTCCGAGGGCCCCTGGGTGCTGGTGGCCTCGGCTTCCGGCCTGGGCAAACGGGTGCCGGTGACCCAGTTCCGATTGCAGAAGCGAGCCGGCATGGGGCTGCGGGCGATCAAGTTCCGCACCGACAGTGATGTTCTGGTGGGATTGCGTGTGCTGGGTGCGGGCGAGGAAGTGCTGCTGGTGAGCGAGAAGGGCGTGATCGTGCGCACCAGTGCCGATGCGATTCCGCAGCAGTCGCGGGCCGCCACCGGTGTGCGCCTGCAGCGACTCGACAAGGGCGATCGCCTCTCGGAGGTGGTGTTGGTGCCGCCGGCTCCCGAAGAGGACGAGGAGATCGCCGAGGGCTCGGTCGATGCAGCCGTCGATGCAGCCGGCAGCCCAGATCCCCCAGCTGTCCCAGACACCACCCCAGACACCACCCCAGACGCCTGA
- a CDS encoding CARDB domain-containing protein — protein MADFWIANTIRDLIQGDVNEHLPMERIPLQGDVLGLGTTTSIDNGELIFLQDADGLATTIWKCQASDGGIRSLRAGDGSSHFPYVCFSGDATAARTPVDLASFGEVRGRPLQELVAEAIAQLRQQGRLVEAPIYGLRLVAQWESLVITVASKLCMGQQRRNTAVASSAASDGTASRSIYQLLQHYRLAPEDPGNPSDPIRFLGRSLEWDCCGFFDSDPAQGRVTIPDPHAHLHLHGCSTDLRYGGHLHHEHPDTRLTSLQRLVLYPLQQLHRLVSDLAIETLQFRDGSAHFTVVNRGAMDVSDVGVAVVVNDRYSGHRYLRLPWLAAGASETFVVPLQLPAGPHRLEVIADPEGHILEDAALQLNNRATLEIQLPDV, from the coding sequence ATGGCCGACTTCTGGATCGCCAACACCATCCGCGATCTGATTCAGGGCGATGTGAACGAGCACCTGCCCATGGAGCGCATTCCTCTCCAGGGTGATGTGTTGGGGCTGGGTACCACCACCAGCATCGACAACGGGGAGCTCATCTTCCTGCAGGATGCCGATGGCCTGGCCACCACGATCTGGAAATGCCAGGCCAGCGATGGCGGGATCCGCTCCCTGCGGGCAGGGGATGGCAGCAGTCACTTCCCCTACGTGTGCTTCAGCGGTGATGCCACCGCGGCGCGAACCCCTGTGGATTTGGCCAGTTTCGGCGAGGTGCGGGGCCGGCCACTGCAGGAGCTCGTGGCCGAGGCGATTGCCCAGCTGCGCCAGCAGGGGCGCCTTGTGGAGGCACCGATCTATGGCCTGCGCCTGGTGGCTCAGTGGGAGTCGCTGGTGATCACCGTGGCCTCCAAGCTGTGCATGGGGCAGCAGCGGCGCAACACCGCCGTGGCCAGCAGTGCGGCCAGCGACGGCACCGCATCGCGCAGCATCTATCAACTGCTTCAGCACTACCGGTTGGCGCCGGAGGATCCCGGGAATCCCAGCGATCCGATCCGGTTTCTGGGCCGCTCTCTGGAGTGGGATTGCTGTGGCTTCTTCGATTCCGATCCGGCCCAGGGCCGTGTCACCATCCCCGATCCTCACGCCCATCTGCATCTGCATGGCTGTAGCACCGATCTGCGCTACGGCGGTCACCTGCACCACGAACATCCCGACACGCGGCTGACATCCCTCCAGCGGCTGGTGCTCTATCCCCTGCAGCAACTGCACCGGCTGGTCAGCGATCTGGCCATTGAGACCCTGCAATTCCGCGATGGCAGCGCCCACTTCACCGTGGTCAATCGCGGGGCCATGGATGTCAGCGATGTGGGGGTCGCCGTGGTGGTCAACGACCGCTACAGCGGTCATCGCTACCTACGGCTCCCTTGGCTGGCGGCCGGTGCCAGCGAAACCTTTGTCGTGCCTTTGCAGCTCCCGGCGGGGCCGCACCGCCTTGAGGTGATTGCCGATCCCGAGGGTCACATCCTCGAGGACGCGGCTCTCCAGCTCAACAATCGCGCCACCCTCGAGATTCAGTTGCCAGATGTCTGA
- the crtL gene encoding lycopene beta cyclase: MSDVLVSDVLVVGGGPAALSIAAALAAEGLVVALLAPHDPRAPWPNTYGIWGDEVDALGLAHLLEHRWSHTVSYFGSGSSDPADPANAPTRHGRDYGLFNREALQGHWLTACERGGVQLLQGQAERLEFEPAHDGREDGGSVLHTADGRQLRARLVVDATGHQPLLVRRPDEGPVAGQAAYGIVGRFSAPPVEPGQFVLMDYRSDHLSDAERAEPPTFLYAMDLGEGRFFVEETSLALAPPVPYDTLQQRLQRRLAHRGVAVLEVEHEEFCLFPMNLPLPDLQQPVLGFGGAASMVHPASGYMVGALLRRGPDLAQALAAALANPALGSAALAQCGWQALWPAERVWRHRLYQFGLGRLMGFPEDLLRRHFATFFALPTEDWFGFLTNTLPLHRLMAVMLKLFALAPWELRRGLVLGAGNAQAPRFRQSAG, encoded by the coding sequence ATGTCTGACGTGCTGGTTTCTGATGTGCTGGTGGTGGGTGGCGGTCCGGCGGCCCTGAGCATCGCGGCGGCCCTGGCCGCGGAGGGGCTGGTGGTGGCGTTGCTGGCCCCCCACGATCCACGGGCACCGTGGCCCAACACCTACGGCATCTGGGGCGACGAGGTGGATGCCCTTGGCCTGGCTCACCTGCTGGAGCACCGTTGGAGTCACACGGTGAGCTACTTCGGCTCCGGCAGCAGCGATCCTGCTGATCCGGCCAACGCCCCTACCCGCCACGGCCGCGACTACGGCCTGTTCAACCGCGAGGCGCTGCAGGGCCACTGGCTCACGGCCTGTGAGCGTGGCGGCGTGCAGCTGCTCCAGGGCCAGGCCGAGCGCCTGGAGTTCGAGCCCGCACATGACGGTCGTGAGGATGGCGGTAGCGTGCTCCACACTGCCGATGGCCGCCAGCTGCGGGCCCGCCTGGTGGTGGATGCCACCGGTCACCAGCCGTTGCTGGTGCGGCGACCCGATGAGGGGCCAGTGGCCGGTCAGGCCGCCTACGGGATCGTGGGGCGCTTTTCGGCGCCGCCGGTGGAGCCTGGCCAATTTGTGCTGATGGACTACCGCTCTGACCATCTCAGCGATGCGGAGCGCGCCGAGCCCCCCACCTTTCTCTATGCGATGGATCTGGGCGAGGGGCGCTTCTTCGTGGAGGAGACCTCCCTGGCCCTGGCGCCGCCGGTGCCCTACGACACCCTGCAGCAACGCCTGCAGCGGCGCCTGGCCCACCGCGGCGTCGCGGTGCTGGAGGTGGAGCACGAGGAGTTCTGCCTGTTTCCGATGAACCTGCCGTTGCCGGATCTGCAGCAGCCGGTGCTGGGCTTCGGCGGAGCGGCCTCGATGGTGCACCCCGCCTCGGGCTACATGGTGGGCGCGTTGCTGCGACGCGGCCCCGATCTCGCTCAGGCGCTGGCGGCGGCGCTGGCGAATCCAGCCCTGGGGTCAGCGGCTTTGGCGCAGTGCGGCTGGCAGGCGCTCTGGCCTGCCGAACGGGTGTGGCGTCATCGCCTCTATCAATTTGGTCTGGGGCGGTTGATGGGCTTCCCTGAGGATTTGCTGCGCCGTCACTTCGCCACCTTCTTTGCCTTGCCCACGGAGGATTGGTTTGGCTTCCTCACCAACACGCTGCCCTTGCACCGGCTGATGGCTGTGATGCTCAAACTGTTTGCCCTTGCGCCCTGGGAGCTGCGGCGCGGCCTGGTGCTGGGGGCCGGGAACGCTCAAGCTCCCCGCTTTCGCCAGTCAGCCGGTTGA
- a CDS encoding glycoside hydrolase family 57 protein, with amino-acid sequence MAEGALALVLHAHLPYVRASEPDSLEEDWFFQALIECYLPLLEVLEQTATAADQQPRLTMGLSPTLLSLLADSTLRQRFPGWIAIRLQLLEKAPVDQSEAAEHLAAGFQRHLDSWTACDGDLIRRFAALQRQGVLDLLTCGATHGYLPLLREHPEAVRAQLRTAVREHHRLIGERPLGIWLPECAYYEGLDHWLRDAGLRYAVLDGHGLLHATPRPRYGVYAPIVSRQGVAFFGRDSDATLPVWSARDGYPGDPTYREFHRDLGWDLPQDDLTSLGLPGQRPLGLKLHRVSDLNAPLDQKLPYEPEAANQRCQVHARDYLQGRRTQLERLQAGMAIPPLLVAPFDAELFGHWWFEGPRFLAELFRQAAREGVRFTTLRGVLADQPQLQLCEPCPSSWGQGGFHDYWLNDSNAWIVPEWSRAGRAMVERCSRGVASEADLRLLHQAGRELLLAQSSDWSFILRAGTTTELARERIERHLERFWRLMAAIDRRDDLPEHWLEHVEEEDALFPLIQPADWRKRGA; translated from the coding sequence GTGGCCGAAGGAGCCCTGGCCCTCGTTCTCCACGCCCACTTGCCCTACGTGCGCGCCTCGGAGCCCGACTCCCTGGAGGAGGACTGGTTCTTTCAGGCCCTGATCGAGTGCTATCTGCCCCTGCTGGAGGTGCTCGAACAGACTGCTACCGCAGCGGATCAGCAGCCCCGACTCACCATGGGGCTCTCGCCCACCCTGCTCTCGCTGCTGGCCGATTCCACCCTGCGCCAGCGTTTCCCGGGCTGGATCGCCATCCGCCTGCAGTTGCTCGAGAAAGCGCCGGTCGACCAGAGCGAAGCCGCTGAGCACCTGGCCGCCGGCTTCCAACGCCATCTCGACAGCTGGACCGCCTGCGACGGCGATCTGATCCGCCGCTTCGCCGCCCTGCAACGGCAAGGCGTGCTCGATCTGCTCACCTGCGGGGCCACCCACGGCTACCTGCCGCTGCTGCGCGAACACCCGGAAGCCGTGCGGGCCCAGCTGCGCACGGCAGTGCGCGAACACCACCGCCTGATCGGGGAACGCCCCCTGGGCATCTGGCTGCCGGAATGCGCCTACTACGAAGGCCTGGATCACTGGTTGCGCGATGCCGGGCTGCGCTACGCCGTGCTCGATGGCCATGGCCTGCTCCATGCCACGCCGCGTCCGCGCTACGGGGTCTACGCCCCGATCGTGAGCCGCCAGGGTGTGGCCTTCTTCGGGCGCGACAGCGACGCCACCCTGCCGGTGTGGTCGGCCCGGGACGGCTATCCGGGCGATCCCACCTACCGCGAATTCCATCGCGATCTCGGCTGGGATCTCCCCCAGGACGACCTGACCAGCCTCGGGTTGCCCGGCCAGCGCCCCCTCGGCCTCAAACTCCACCGCGTCAGCGACCTCAACGCCCCCCTCGATCAGAAACTGCCCTACGAGCCGGAGGCCGCGAACCAACGCTGCCAGGTGCACGCTCGCGATTACCTGCAGGGTCGCCGAACCCAGCTGGAGCGCCTCCAGGCCGGCATGGCCATACCGCCCCTGCTGGTGGCGCCCTTCGATGCGGAGCTCTTCGGCCACTGGTGGTTTGAAGGGCCCCGTTTTCTTGCCGAGCTGTTTCGCCAGGCGGCCAGGGAAGGGGTGCGCTTCACCACCCTGCGCGGGGTGCTGGCGGATCAACCCCAGCTCCAGCTCTGTGAACCCTGCCCGTCGAGCTGGGGCCAGGGGGGCTTCCACGACTACTGGCTCAACGACAGCAACGCCTGGATCGTGCCGGAATGGAGCCGGGCCGGACGGGCGATGGTGGAGCGTTGCAGCCGCGGCGTGGCCAGCGAAGCAGACCTGCGCTTGCTGCACCAGGCGGGCCGGGAGCTGCTGCTGGCCCAGTCTTCGGACTGGAGCTTCATCCTGCGGGCCGGCACCACCACCGAACTCGCCAGAGAAAGGATCGAACGCCACCTCGAACGCTTCTGGCGCCTGATGGCCGCCATCGATCGGCGCGACGACTTACCGGAGCACTGGCTGGAGCACGTGGAAGAGGAGGATGCCCTCTTCCCCCTGATTCAACCGGCTGACTGGCGAAAGCGGGGAGCTTGA